The window TCCGTTCGAGGAAAAGTCACGTCGGTTGCGGTAAGTTTCAGCTGCCCAAACGAGCGGAAAAGCGGTGATGGGGAGTGTAGCATCCCGGCTACAGCTGCTGATTCGGGTCAAAAAGTTGATCGTATTTTTTGGTAGACCAGAGTAAGTCAGCGCTGCTTAGCTCCAGCAGCACGGGGTGTAGACTATAATATAGTTTATGATATAGTTTCTGTAATAACTGTTTCGATACTAAAGAGTGTTTGGTTTCCGGGGCGGGACCCCTCTGTGATCTCAACAAGTTGATTTCTCTACTGAGAGCTGTTaatgtttgacagttttattcgacagtattttgtttcttttctgttttattgcgTTGATTTGTGTACAACACATGCAGCCAACCTATGTCTTTGAACAGTAGTACAATCCTGAAGCCGTTGTATTTCATCATTATAATATGTTCATAAGGAAGGGTTAAAGATGCTATAAGTCTCCACAATATGATGTTTTATATTCACAGTCGTGAGGCATAACGGTTGTTTTTTGAATGATAAGataaaaatatattgtgttATGCTTGTAAAATAATATAACCATATGTACCACAAACGTAGTGTGGTCTGATTCATTAAACTAATAATAAGTTATTGACCCATCTGAGGTGAGATTTCTATGAGAAATGACCTATTTGGCCACCACTCTGTCTGGTTTAAATCAAGGCTGCCTCTAACAATTCTTTAACCATACTAATTAATGTGATGTGTGTACCTACTATTGTCTCAATTAACAGACAAATATTTcagtctacaaaatgtcaaaaaagcagcaaaatccTCCcatttcagaagctgaaacTAGAGAATGTAAACTTAAACGATAAGTCggttatcaaaatagttttaGATAAATTGTGTGCAAAAAAACTAACTGATCAATCTAATTGTATCAAACTATCATCATATGactagtatttttttttttgttgggtACAGTTcgagtgttttttctttagcCAGAATTTTCCAGCTTTAACCTTGATGTAAACAAGCTGGATGCCTTAtcagtgtttctcctctgtttcaGGGATGCCTCTCCACAGCATTTGGCCCACATGCAGAATGTTTTGTCGGGACtgagaaaaagtcagcagcatgGGCAACGAGGACAGCCTCGAGGATGTGTTTGTCGCTGTCATTCGCCCAAAGAGTCAAGTCAGCCTGAGCTCAAAGGAGTACAGAGCCAAAGCCTATGAGGTAAATGAGTCTGACAATAGGGCAGAAGTTGTGAAAGCACTTCATCTAGTGGGTCGTTTGATGCGGCTGCTAATTACCCCAAAGGATCAAGTGTTTAACTGTGGTGTTTCTATGTGTTGGATTTAGTTTTCCCCATTCTTTCATGGTTTTATGGTTATTGCTTACTTATTATCACTTTATAGTTTTACATGCTTTATGGGTTTTTGCAGTCTATTATGTTGATATGGCAAGAACGTACTGAACCAACAGATCACCTGCTGGTCTCAACAACAGCCAGTGACGTCTAAAGAGATTTAACACTTGACAGCCTTTCAAGTCCAGTTTTTAACTGCATGTTTCCTCTGGTTTCTGTACAGATACTGTTGATTGAGGTGCCTTTGgaggggaaggaaaagaaaagaaagaaagttctCCTGGCGACGAAGATCCAAGCAGGAGGAGACAAATCCAAATCCATATTGGATTACGTTGATGAAACAATCAGACCCATATCCAACAACCAAGGCTTCATAGGTGAGTGTGGGACATTTGTGATATTCACACTCATTATTATTTCTATcttgtgaatgaatgagctCAAGACATCTTCTTTGTTCCACCCTCAAATTTCTGTTGGGGTGTTCCTGAGGTCTCAGATTAGGAATCACTGATCTAAACACAATTTTGGGTTTCAGGAAAGCGTGTGGTGCACATGAAGAAATTCCCCCTTGATGGAGACAATGAAGGGAAAGAGGCCTCACTTTTTGTTGTGCCAGTCAGTGTTAAAGGTGAGCAAAAAAACTAAGAATCCATCGTACTAAATCAATGCTTCAGATATTGTAAAACATAGTTTAAGATGTACATGACATATATTAATAAATCCTTCTGAACAGACAATAGCAAGCCTGTCTACAGCGCTGGGAGCCCCAGCTTCTACTGCTTCCAGGACATCATGCGGGTGTGCAGTGAGACCAGCGTTCACTTCTGCTCCATCACCTCCAAGATGCTTCTGGCCTTAGACAAGTGAGGACTCATTTGAAAACGTGGTCTTCTTGAATGAGGCCTTTGGGGAAAGCGAGCTGTAACTTTGCTCCTTTGACCCCCACAGATGGTTAGCAGAGCAGCACACCGTGCCTCACGCCATCCCCGCGCTGTTCAGACCAGCACCCATGGAGCGGGTGAAGACCAACGTCAGCAACCCGGCCTACAGCAGTGAAGGCAAACTGAGTGACGAGGGTCTGCACATGGGCTACACTGCTCTGGAGATTAAGAGCAAGATGATGTCCCTGGAGAAGGCAGACATGTGCATCCTCAACCCGCTTTATGGTTCTGATCTGCAGTACACCAACCGGGTGAGTCGGCTTTTTACCACCAGGCGATACTTCATAGAAAACTGGGAAAAAACGAGAATGGATGTATTTGTCTAATCTTCCCTCCTACATTCCTGCACACCCTGCCCTTTGTTTGCAGGTGGACAAAGTTATCATCAACCCATACTTTGGGCTAGGAGCGCCCGACTACTCCAAGATCCAGATCCCTAAGAGGGAGAAGTGGCAACACGGTCCGAACTGTGTGACAGAAGACAAGTGAGGGATTATTCTTACACGAACCACATTATTAGTCTTTGAGTCTCGTTTTAATAGCATTTCCTTTGTGTCACAGGCTTGATAACGACCATTTTCCTGACTCCCCTCTCCTCTACTTCTTTTGCTTTCCAACCTATATCATGAAATCTAAAAAGGAAACAATATTTACTATTCTCTGCAGGGAGCGTCAGTGGGTGGACGACTTCCCCCTCCACCGCAGCGCCTGTGAAGGagacacagagctgctctctAAGCTTCTGGACAGCGGTTTCTCAGTTAAGCAGCTGGACAGCGACCACTGGGCTCCCATTCATTATGCCTGCTGGTGAGTCTGTTGCTCACCTCACAGCCTGAGAACGTATCCAAAGGTTCTTGTTGTCTTGGATTTGGGTTTGTCTTGCTAATGATGAGCTGTTTGGTTCCATCCAGGCATGGTAAGGTCGAGGCAACCAAGCTGTTATTGGAGAAAGGTAATTGTAATCCGAACTTGCTTAACGGCCAGCTCAGCTCTCCTCTGCACTTTGCGGCCAGAGGAGGCCACGCAGAGATCGTGCAACTCTTGCTGCAGCACCCTGAGATCGACCGGGTATGAAACCTGATGTTTTAACATGATATTGGTGTCACTACTGCAGCTACATGCACTATTTTCCATTCAGATACAATGTAGTAACTTTTACATTTGCAAAAGCATCAAAATTAGAGTAAAGCATTGCAGAAGTTAATATAAAACAATCTTCTAATGCAGAGTTAAAGAAAATGTTAGAGGAAAACATTGTGTGATCATGAACTACTTTTTTATCTTATTTGCTAAACTGAATCTAAATGTCCCTTTTTCAGTAATGgacatgcaaaaaacaaacaggaggtCTTCTGCCAATGTTGATGCAGTATACATTAATAACACGTTTACAGCTTGCcaatttttgtttattttttcattgcacTACTCTGGAATGGTGCACATTAATAAATATTGGCCAAGGGGCTAGTTTTCATCTGTAATCCCTGGTCAGGTATGAAATTGGCAGCCTAAAATCAAGTTTGAAATACAAATCATGACGTAAAGCATGTCACTTAcagtaaaagcagcacacagacagatataTGCAGAACATATACATGGACATCATTTGATGATCATTACTAGACTGTGTGAAACCAGGaagttaaaaagaaatgttgtaAATTCAACTTGTGTAGTGACTGCTTTAGACAAAGCATTTATGTATTACAATGCACTGTATCACATTTCACACGACAATTATAGTGGTAGACTATGACCATTAAATATTGATATTGACTTTCCCACCACCAGCACATAGAAGACCAGCAGAAGAGATCCCCTCTGCAAGTGTGTgaagagaacaaacagaacGAATGGGAGGAGACAGTGAAGCTTCTGCAGCAAGCCAACAGCAAACCTGTGAGTCACACATCAAACACTAATCTAATTATTGTACTTGTATTGTAAACATGACAATAAATATTTGCGAAATTATTTTTTAGATATTACACCAATCTCACATCAGTTTATACTGGAGAATTCATGCTGATCTCATGATGcttgcattttgcttttttttttttttttttatttaggctctttttgttgttcttaTGTATGTAGTATTCTATAGTGTCCCAATTTGTCTAAAGAACTCAGAGTCTGTAAAGGAATTGTAATGAGAGGGAAGTACAAATACAAATCAGTACAAGTGTTGGAgggaaatgtaaacaaaaacttatgtattgattttacatttttctgttgcagttaAGTCTGTTGGTCACTAGATGGTGCTATCGCCACAATTATAGTCTAACATGTCCTGTACAttttttgtaatgtatttacttttattaataaaatgactaggctgcttcactttgtttatgatatgtatgtatgttcCACAGTATGAGAAGGTGCGCATCTACCGCATGGACGGCTCATATCGTTCTGTGGAACTGAAGCACGGCAACAACACGACAGTGCAGCAGATTATGGAGGGCATGCGTCTTTCGCAGGAGACCCAGCAGTACTTTACAATCTGGATCTGCTCCGAGAACCTCCGTGAGTTCACTCATAAGACACACATGCTCTCAAATTCATCCTGTGACTGTA of the Chelmon rostratus isolate fCheRos1 chromosome 16, fCheRos1.pri, whole genome shotgun sequence genome contains:
- the krit1 gene encoding krev interaction trapped protein 1, which gives rise to MGNEDSLEDVFVAVIRPKSQVSLSSKEYRAKAYEILLIEVPLEGKEKKRKKVLLATKIQAGGDKSKSILDYVDETIRPISNNQGFIGKRVVHMKKFPLDGDNEGKEASLFVVPVSVKDNSKPVYSAGSPSFYCFQDIMRVCSETSVHFCSITSKMLLALDKWLAEQHTVPHAIPALFRPAPMERVKTNVSNPAYSSEGKLSDEGLHMGYTALEIKSKMMSLEKADMCILNPLYGSDLQYTNRVDKVIINPYFGLGAPDYSKIQIPKREKWQHGPNCVTEDKERQWVDDFPLHRSACEGDTELLSKLLDSGFSVKQLDSDHWAPIHYACWHGKVEATKLLLEKGNCNPNLLNGQLSSPLHFAARGGHAEIVQLLLQHPEIDRHIEDQQKRSPLQVCEENKQNEWEETVKLLQQANSKPYEKVRIYRMDGSYRSVELKHGNNTTVQQIMEGMRLSQETQQYFTIWICSENLHLQLKPYHKPLQHLRIWTEIVTDLTVLDPQRETPQLFLRRDVRLPLEIEKKAEDPLAILILFDEARHCLLKGFFPAPDTKLITLASLLLQIIYGNYESKKHKQGFLNEENLKSIVPISKVKSKAYHWTNRILHEYKALSTSEGVSKEMHHLQRLFLQNCWDIPTYGAAFFTGQVYTKASASNHKVIRVYVGVNTKGLHLMNMETKVLLISLEYGTFMWQLGHADQYFQIHSGDNKMNFIVHTKQAGLIVKLLMKLSGQMTPNDKGVTDKYAYG